One Thermodesulfobacteriota bacterium genomic window carries:
- the murD gene encoding UDP-N-acetylmuramoyl-L-alanine--D-glutamate ligase translates to VVAPPPPPFFGCGVSSTQPPTTVSLPADVAILTNITPDHLDRYPSYADYAASKFRIFASSRPHCRAILSAGDPETRARAAWWPAAPWLFGHDLGGWPGARIDGRRIVLTPAVTGREEVYDLAGTPLATGPNPANAAAAILAARALGCPPAAVCQGLAAFVPLGHRLGLVAEVAGVRYYDDSKATNIGAVQAALATLAEPVVLIAGGRGKGGDYHLLDELIRRRVKALVLVGEARFEMRAAWEHLVPVAMATDLPAAVEQAAALARPGDAVLLSPACASFDMFSSYSHRGEVFRQAVAGLVARAEGEPCGSF, encoded by the coding sequence GTGGTGGCCCCGCCACCGCCCCCGTTCTTTGGCTGCGGGGTGTCGAGCACCCAGCCCCCCACCACCGTTTCCCTGCCGGCGGATGTGGCCATCCTCACCAACATCACCCCGGACCACCTGGACCGCTACCCGAGCTATGCGGATTACGCGGCGTCCAAGTTCCGGATCTTTGCCAGCAGCCGGCCGCACTGCCGCGCCATCCTCAGTGCCGGCGATCCCGAGACCCGGGCCCGCGCGGCCTGGTGGCCCGCCGCGCCCTGGCTCTTCGGCCATGATCTGGGCGGCTGGCCCGGCGCCCGCATCGATGGCCGCCGCATCGTCCTGACCCCGGCCGTCACCGGCCGCGAGGAGGTCTACGATCTGGCCGGCACACCCCTGGCCACGGGGCCCAACCCGGCCAATGCCGCCGCCGCCATCCTGGCGGCCCGAGCCCTGGGCTGCCCGCCGGCGGCGGTTTGCCAGGGCCTGGCGGCCTTTGTCCCCCTGGGCCACCGGCTGGGCCTGGTGGCCGAGGTTGCCGGGGTCCGCTACTACGACGATTCCAAGGCCACCAACATCGGCGCGGTGCAGGCCGCCCTGGCCACGTTGGCCGAGCCGGTGGTCCTCATCGCCGGCGGCCGGGGCAAGGGCGGCGACTACCATCTCCTGGACGAGCTGATCCGCCGCCGGGTCAAGGCCCTGGTGCTTGTGGGCGAGGCCCGCTTCGAGATGCGGGCCGCCTGGGAGCATCTGGTGCCGGTGGCCATGGCGACCGATCTGCCGGCGGCGGTGGAGCAGGCCGCTGCCCTGGCCCGGCCGGGGGACGCGGTGCTCCTGTCCCCGGCCTGCGCCAGCTTCGACATGTTTTCCAGCTACAGCCACCGGGGCGAGGTGTTTCGCCAGGCGGTGGCCGGCCTTGTCGCCCGCGCAGAGGGAGAGCCATGCGGGTCCTTTTGA
- the murG gene encoding undecaprenyldiphospho-muramoylpentapeptide beta-N-acetylglucosaminyltransferase, with product MRVLLTGGGTGGHLFCGIALAERLAQRQPAAEVLFLCTERPLDAEALARAGLPHQALACRPLKGMALRSLLAAVAGLPAAVLAAWRVMRAFGPEVAVGVGGYVTGPVLVAARLAGIPTAIHEQNAVPGLTNRWLGRLVDRIFVSLPGSERQFAAGRTLLTGNPVRPALIAAAGQPREKAPGATLLVLGGSQGATRVNELVVAALRLGRQELPPGFRLIHGTGQADLSRVRAAYADLGVSARVEAFFTDMAEVYRQADLLICRAGATTLAEITLFGLPALFIPYPYAADDHQTRNARLVAGAGGGLVLPQAELTPERLAEALLALLREPARLAAMGRATGSLARPEAADTILDACQELAAQRMTTRRASHHSRSSHHSPENHESYGNQGNHGIKPTAAERLGKDRNRAPRS from the coding sequence ATGCGGGTCCTTTTGACCGGCGGCGGCACCGGCGGCCACCTCTTCTGCGGCATTGCCCTGGCGGAGCGCCTCGCGCAGCGGCAGCCGGCGGCCGAGGTTCTCTTCCTGTGCACGGAGCGGCCCCTGGACGCCGAGGCGCTGGCCCGGGCCGGTCTGCCCCACCAGGCCCTGGCCTGCCGGCCCCTGAAGGGCATGGCGCTCAGGTCGCTGCTGGCAGCGGTCGCCGGCCTGCCGGCGGCGGTCCTCGCGGCCTGGCGGGTCATGCGGGCCTTCGGTCCGGAGGTGGCCGTGGGGGTGGGCGGCTATGTCACCGGGCCGGTGCTGGTGGCGGCCCGGCTGGCCGGCATCCCCACCGCCATCCACGAGCAGAACGCGGTGCCGGGCCTGACCAACCGCTGGCTGGGCCGCCTGGTGGACCGGATCTTCGTCTCCCTGCCGGGCAGCGAGCGCCAGTTCGCCGCTGGCCGCACCCTCCTGACCGGCAATCCGGTGCGGCCGGCCCTGATCGCCGCTGCCGGCCAGCCGCGGGAAAAGGCCCCGGGGGCCACCCTCCTGGTCCTGGGCGGCAGCCAGGGGGCGACCCGGGTCAACGAGCTGGTGGTGGCGGCCTTGCGCCTCGGTCGCCAGGAGCTGCCGCCGGGCTTTCGCCTCATCCACGGCACGGGCCAGGCGGACCTGTCCCGGGTGCGGGCCGCCTACGCTGATCTCGGGGTGAGCGCCCGGGTGGAGGCCTTCTTCACCGACATGGCCGAGGTGTACCGGCAGGCGGATCTGCTGATCTGCCGGGCCGGCGCCACCACCCTTGCCGAGATCACGTTGTTCGGGCTGCCGGCGCTGTTCATTCCATACCCTTACGCCGCCGACGACCACCAGACCAGGAACGCCCGGCTGGTGGCCGGCGCCGGCGGCGGGCTGGTGCTGCCTCAGGCGGAGCTGACCCCGGAGCGGCTGGCCGAGGCCCTCCTGGCCCTGCTGCGGGAGCCGGCCCGCCTGGCGGCCATGGGCCGGGCCACCGGGTCCCTGGCCAGACCGGAGGCGGCAGACACCATTCTCGATGCCTGCCAGGAGCTGGCTGCCCAGCGGATGACGACTCGGCGGGCATCCCATCATTCCCGGAGCTCTCATCATTCCCCTGAGAATCATGAGAGTTATGGGAATCAGGGGAATCATGGGATCAAGCCGACCGCGGCAGAAAGACTGGGCAAAGACCGCAACCGAGCCCCCCGCTCGTAG